A stretch of Lathyrus oleraceus cultivar Zhongwan6 chromosome 6, CAAS_Psat_ZW6_1.0, whole genome shotgun sequence DNA encodes these proteins:
- the LOC127093336 gene encoding WRKY transcription factor 72A produces the protein MEHNNNKSQKMNSEAGPSANHSTREKMFHFDLNELPDSDYSEDSPDDCHVATREDAEPQGDDEVEKSVSDFSFPILEGRVVSEDEVSVENYKNPVVNSDEIRRALKGKMPMSYSVGGCSREVNAYTEAAAAVLGDDDDDDDEDDDEEVVKDMSTDEDDEVPDEPSSDEGSAIEGILMLHGQDPDGASGSRFQSKRKRDFSEYYKPPCTRIGGAGPKTVIQVESNKDIVDDGYRWRKYGRKEIKGNPNNPRGYYRCTSQTCNARKQVERDAKNSKYVIVSYEGIHNHGLPPTKPKSPTPTPTPTPTPTPTPTPTPTPTPTQTPSSNTTTPAVRGNTIKPSRPILPFPPASSLSPYPHYANFGLIPGYRPYGMMNYMWPNNSHFYNMARKSNTAVPSYGSVSSLNLRNRFATSFANPQNAVRGPATGRAAPFSGFPISPSLPPFDTVPYGHDFLHIRGYSTSAAAAAATAATTAQLFPVRETTTAQLFPLRDTTTPAEEEDKDVVPENE, from the exons ATGgaacacaacaacaacaaaagcCAAAAAATGAATTCTGAAGCTGGTCCCTCTGCCAATCACAGCACTAGGGAGAAAATGTTTCACTTCGATTTAAATGAACTTCCTGATTCTGATTATTCTgag GATTCTCCTGATGATTGCCACGTGGCAACAAGAGAAGATGCAGAGCCCCAAGGTGATGATGAAGTTGAGAAATCAGTGTCTGATTTTTCATTTCCTATTCTCGAAGGACGTGTTGTTTCAGAAGATGAAGTGAGTGTGGAAAACTATAAGAATCCGGTGGTTAACTCTGATGAAATTCGTAGGGCTTTGAAAGGGAAAATGCCGATGAGTTATTCTGTAGGTGGTTGTTCCAGAGAAGTTAATGCTTATACAGAAGCTGCTGCTGCTGTTCTTGGTGACGACGACGACGATGATGATGAAGACGATGATGAAGAAGTAGTGAAAGATATGTCAactgatgaagatgatgaagttcCAGATGAACCTTCTAGTGACGAAGGAAGTGCCATTGAAGGAATCTTGATGCTTCACGGACAAGATCCTGATGGTGCTAGTGGATCTCGTTTTCAAAG CAAGAGAAAGAGAGATTTCTCTGAATACTACAAACCTCCTTGCACTAGGATCGGAGGAGCTGGACCGAAAACTGTGATCCAAGTGGAAAGCAACAAAGATATAGTTGATGATGGTTATCGCTGGCGCAAATATGGACGCAAAGAAATCAAAGGAAACCCTAATAACCCTAGGGGATACTATAGGTGCACATCACAAACCTGCAATGCAAGAAAACAGGTGGAGAGGGATGCCAAAAACTCAAAGTATGTCATTGTTTCATATGAAGGAATACATAACCATGGATTACCACCCACAAAACCTAAGAGCCCAACACCAACACCAACACCGACACCGACACCGACACCGACACCGACACCAACGCCGACACCAACACCGACACAGACACCCTCCAGCAATACCACTACACCTGCAGTCCGTGGGAATACCATCAAACCATCGCGACCGATACTTCCATTTCCACCGGCTAGCTCTCTCTCCCCTTATCCCCACTATGCAAACTTTGGACTCATTCCTGGTTATAGACCTTATGGGATGATGAACTATATGTGGCCTAATAACAGTCATTTCTACAACATGGCTCGTAAGAGTAACACGGCGGTGCCATCTTATGGCAGTGTTAGTAGTTTAAATCTTCGGAACCGTTTTGCTACTTCTTTTGCTAACCCTCAAAATGCTGTACGTGGGCCTGCAACTGGTAGAGCGGCACCGTTTTCTGGTTTTCCAATATCACCATCACTGCCACCTTTTGATACTGTGCCTTATGGTCATGATTTTCTTCATATTCGTGGGTATAGTACTTCTGCTGCGGCAGCTGCTGCAACTGCAGCTACTACTGCTCAACTCTTTCCTGTGAGAGAAACTACAACTGCTCAACTCTTTCCTTTGAGAGATACTACTACCCCAGCGGAGGAAGAAGACAAGGATGTTGTTCCTGAGAATGAATGA